The Flavobacterium sp. 102 genomic interval TTAAAGATAAAAAACTAGGAGCTGAAACGATTAAAGGAGATCCTGATGCACCTTTATCTGTTGAGCCGGTTGGAACAGGACCAAGTGTAGTTGAAGAAGATAATAATATCTACAACACAGCGGGTATCGAGGTAAAACCTGATTTCCCTGGTGGATTAGAGAAATTTTACAAATTCATTGGTAAAAATTTCCAAGTTCCTGAAGAGGATGGATTGAAAGGAAAGATTTTCGTAACTTTCGTTGTAGAAAAGGATGGTTCATTAACAGATATCAAAGTAATAAGAGATATTGGTTACGGAACCGGAAAAGAAGCCATCAGAGTATTGAAATCTTGTCCGAGATGGAATCCGGGTGAACAGAATGGTAAAAAGGTTAGGGTATTATACTCGCTACCGATTTCTATACAATCAGCCGAATAAATGATTTCAAAAATCATAGATAATTTTAAGAAGAAATCGCTAAAAGGGCGATTTCTTCTCGTTATTAGCTTATTGAATTTTATTGCTTTTTGTTT includes:
- a CDS encoding energy transducer TonB, whose product is MKLDLLKRQWIDIVFEGRNKAYGAYELRKENPKTTLRSLAIGAVIFGLAVSAPLIISLIPEGTEDTSLDQKIVTIKLPPKEKPPENLPPPPPPPPKQDQVKFVKPVVAKTEEIVEEPPKVEEIKDKKLGAETIKGDPDAPLSVEPVGTGPSVVEEDNNIYNTAGIEVKPDFPGGLEKFYKFIGKNFQVPEEDGLKGKIFVTFVVEKDGSLTDIKVIRDIGYGTGKEAIRVLKSCPRWNPGEQNGKKVRVLYSLPISIQSAE